A genomic segment from Bdellovibrionota bacterium encodes:
- a CDS encoding RES family NAD+ phosphorylase, with the protein MREGIKGSSKQVALNEPDEVVIIGKPTSALLAEVTNEAKSEEKRIAELLSKFHFDPKTVRSFDNDPWGRAVRDEYSQTPLSTDGAVRRGGRFNFKPRSEVLAARVLYVGDSEKTALTECTHGLRPIHSFKYFPVIVDLQRVWDLRTAEACETNGIQRDILLSVEHESWEYFQDVLMIPAYSQKIGAFAFDHSEIEAIAYPSARINNGGCLAIFLDKLLFGSTVVVVNPVQGTAVIRFDGIKPLSISTD; encoded by the coding sequence GTGAGGGAGGGTATTAAAGGTTCGTCAAAGCAGGTCGCACTGAACGAACCAGATGAAGTTGTCATAATTGGGAAACCCACGTCCGCACTTCTTGCGGAAGTCACCAATGAAGCAAAATCCGAGGAAAAGAGAATTGCAGAGCTCTTATCTAAGTTCCATTTTGATCCCAAGACTGTCCGCTCGTTCGACAATGATCCATGGGGGCGAGCAGTCCGCGACGAATATTCTCAAACTCCCTTGAGTACGGACGGAGCCGTTCGTCGAGGTGGCAGATTTAACTTTAAACCTCGGAGCGAAGTGCTAGCCGCGCGCGTCCTTTATGTTGGTGATTCAGAAAAAACGGCTCTAACCGAGTGTACGCACGGCCTCCGGCCCATCCACTCGTTTAAGTACTTTCCCGTCATCGTCGATCTCCAGCGCGTTTGGGATCTTCGTACGGCGGAAGCCTGTGAGACCAATGGAATCCAGCGAGACATCCTACTCAGCGTTGAACATGAAAGTTGGGAGTACTTCCAAGACGTGCTGATGATCCCCGCCTATTCCCAGAAAATTGGTGCCTTCGCGTTTGATCACTCTGAAATTGAGGCCATCGCGTATCCGTCCGCTCGCATTAACAATGGTGGATGTCTTGCGATCTTTCTGGACAAGTTACTTTTCGGATCAACGGTTGTTGTGGTCAACCCAGTTCAGGGCACGGCGGTTATTCGCTTTGATGGAATCAAACCCCTGAGTATCTCGACGGACTAG